The Raphanus sativus cultivar WK10039 chromosome 6, ASM80110v3, whole genome shotgun sequence sequence GGGTAATCTGCAAAATAGCGTTGTCTTAAGCAATGTCATCACACTTTCAAAAAACAACTTGTAGTTTTTGTCTGTTACCTGGATGGCATAATAACATGATGTTAATTCCCCCAATAGGATGAAGTCGTTGTTCCACTTCCGCAGCATGCTCAAGACAAAACACGTGTAACCGAGAGAAATCGTCATCAGATCTCGGAATGAACGGTAAAGTTATTTCTACAGGTGATGTTGTATTCCCGCCTTTGATACAAGAAAGCGTCGAACAGCTTGAAGTAGCAGCATGTGATACGTCCACCTCTTTGTCTTTCTCACATGTAGAAGAAGATAGACCATCTCTAGCCTCCTCGTTGCCATCTGTATCCGTATTTAAGCGTCtgttatcttcttcttcctctgaatCAGAAGAGTCTCCATATGCTGCTAATAACCCTAGGGCACCATTATCTTTATTCTCTTTTGTTGGGGAACTTGATGAAGTTCTTTGATCACTGGTCTTCATTGAATACGTATTTTGAACAGGAACATCATTGTACAAGTTATCTACATCATGCTTATCCATGCTTTCTGCAGAGAATGAAACAAAAGTTCATTAAAATGCTAAAACCAGCCATTAACAGGAAGAGTGAGTGAGTGTGTAACTTACGAGGATGAAGTGATCCGGAAGCTACTGTCCAGTCATTCAAGAAGCTACAATCTGCAGACATGAGATATCTAGCTGCTGCTTCTTTAGGTTGAATAATAGCAACACAATCAAAGCTCAAGATGCCACATGTAACACAAGAGAAAAGCCTCTGATCCGAAAGCCCCACAGCTCCATTGTTTTTCCTCCTTTCACCATCTGTCGAAGTTCCTTGGGTCTCGTCCTCTTTGCTTGCCAGATGATCTCTGTTCCTTTCACACAAAGACGTAAACTTCTCTTTCACACCGTTACTGAGACTGACCATAACACTATCGGAACTTAGGTCTTCAGATTTTATATGGAGGAGAGTTGTCTGTTCCTGGTTAGCACCCAAATGAGATCCAATCCGCACGTCAGAGCAAACCGATATATCTGAGGAGCTCTGCGGAAGAAGAGCTATTGGAAACCCTTTTCCAAGAGAGCGGAGCAACTCATTGTTGTGGATGATGTTTTGCACAAACAGTTCGTTAGTCAGTTTTTCTCCTTCGCTTCTTTTCTTATCTTTCAATCTAGAACtccttggtttggtttggatgcTAGCTGGCACTCTGCAATGAGTGACGCACACCTTATGTAAAACCATTTTTAAGAGTGTGTAGAAATCtatagaaaaaagaagaaagagtaCCTTGAACCTAGAGCCAGTGCATAGTCATAAAGCAACTGGAGATGAGAAACCATTGGAGGGTAATTTATGGAAGCTCGCCGGATTGCAGCATCTTTTGCCATTCTCAACCACTGTGGAGTTGCAATATTAGATGCTTCCCCAAAATTGAATCCTGCAACCACCCCCAAGATTGTGTGTTTTGGATAATAAAGGTTATATTAACGCTTTAAGCCTTGAAGATACTAAATAAAGGTTGCTTGCTCACCATGACTAAACCCCGAGTGATATGCTCCTGGAAAGGTGATGACAAAATCTCCAGGATTTTGCACTAACCTGGTACAAGCAAACCACTTGCGTGAAAAgacatgaaagaaaaaaactgtgCATGTGAAAAGTGAAAACAGGGTTGGAGCAATTGGAAGTTTACTTTCTAAACAGAGCACAAACAGAGAACCAGTACCTGCAACATGGTATCCCGGCTCTGACAAATACTTCAGGAGACATAACAGTTGTCTTCTCACCAAGAGTAGAAAATGTCACTGGTAAAAGACAAAATATAAATAGGTATTACCACTTAGTTTGCTTACATGCAGCTGCATAAGCtactttgaaaaataataaaaaaagtagTTCAAAGCAACAGAACAGAGCATACAACAAAGCCAACAATCAAAACAAGAGACTGAGTATACACTAATTGACATCCAAGCACAAGCCTTTACTGACATTTTTTGACACAAGTGACAATGGAAACAGAGCCATCCCATAGCAATAAGCATATtagtagaaaagaaaaaaactcaccAAGAGGATTAAGCTCTTCTCCATAACCATGAACCCTAACCACTTCCTCAAAGGCCATAGCAGCATCCTTGGGCACACCATACCAAGTCTTACCAGCACCCATATGCAAGTAATTAAGACTATGCAGGTCATGGTCCTCCACATGCCAAGCGAACCAACTAAACATCATGGCTATATAAACCATGGGAGACGTGACCCCAGGGATCTCCTCTTTCATGAACCTAAGCAACGACCCTTCAGCTCTAGCCATCGCCCTCATGTTCCAAGCCGTCTCACCAACAGTCccaccatcaccaccaccagACTCTCTCCTCCTCGCCGCCGCCAAACTCAGAGGCACGAAAGCCGACCCGGGCATGTCGTTGGCATACTCAACGGAGAAGGGCTTGTCCACGGAGGCTCTCCAGTAGAGCGTCTCGACTTCGAGGGGGGAGACAGAGCTCTTCTTGCCGCATTTCTTGAGATAGCTCTTCTCAAAGCCCTTAGCTTTGAACTCGAACTCGTCGAAAGTGTAACGCTCGCCGCTCTGCCACACGGGTCTCTGCACTGGACGCTGCCTCCTAGGGCAAAACCCGATCTGCTGCTGACGCGTGGTGAATGTgggaccaccaccaccaccgtcgTAATTGCCGTTGCCACCGTCGCGAGCCCTGGCTCTGGCTCGAGCGGCGAGAGAGCGGTTGAGGTTGTTAATGGCGGTTTTCTTGGAGGAAGGAGGGAGGGGAGGGACGATTTTGCAGATTCCGTATCTGGAAGCTTCCTCCTCGATCTTCGAAATGTAAGCCATCGGATCTTGGAACTCTGATAGAGTGGGTCTGAACTCTGGGGCTACTGGCAGCGATTTCAGCCATGGGAACACGTCTTGGCTCTGCTCTGAAACCGCCATCTCTCACCAAAGTCAAAACCTTTCTAACGAATTCTTCACTGGGTACTCCTCAAATCGACATTACAGAGCAGAAACAgagcaaaaggaaaaaaaaaaatcgaaaacaGATTATACAGAGATTCGAGTCACCCACAGCACCACCATATCTTCAGCCAATAGGTTTGGGTTTGTTAAAGGGGTCTTTTCCTCGAGAAAAGCGACGGGCTTGATCTCGTTTAGGTCTCTGTTTTATTATTGGATTaaagaaaacagaggaaaaaaaaattgtattttttttattttgggtcTGGGGCAGAGTAAAGGAGATGTGATTTTTCTCTTCTCTGTATTTAACAAGTAATGAAACCACTGTGAAGGGTTTTTGAAATCCTCTTACAAGGGCAATCATCTTTGTCTTATTTACGATTCTGCCATTTTCGTCACAGTCGCACACATTTCTTGTTGGACTCTCTGTCCGTTTGCACATTCAAAAACTCTCATTTTATCCCGACCAGTcttccttatatatataaaatgaattacGTTTCataagaaaaacattttaaaagtaaaatttatcaGGGATGATTAAACATTTTACGATACATCTAGcttttttataatcttttgaTATCTAAGATTTATTAAGTTACCAAGGTATTTAGTTAGTAATTAGCAAAAATTGACTTCGATTAGAATTCATGTCAATGAGTCAACAATGAAATTCAACACCAAAAAGTAATGCATAATTTAAATGCACATACTATATACTGTATAGtgctttttatatatatacatgaatgAATATGATCCCTTGGTTTGTTTAACGAATGTTGCCTCGACCCACTGACTACGCAATAAAGCAAAGGGTATCTATTCCTAAAATACATCAGAAAATTACCGACTCTTTGGAATTCAGCACTCATCAAAGATAAAAACTaatactaactttttttttgggaagattcaaatgttaatatttggttaaattatAACAATGATTACTAATAAGTAGTACCTTTAAGAGCTCATCAGAGCAACAAGGCGAAGAAATACGTGTCTCAATAACATCAACCTACATCTTTTTAAGTCTTTCAAAAGTAAACTAAAGATTCATCTAAGCTCAACTCTGATAACACAAGCTTTGGTTTGAGTCTAAAGAAAGCTTTGTTTTCTGTTGCAGACGATGATGGTTTTCAGTTAGAAACCTGTTTCTCTTCCGACTCTGAAGATGGCTTCGAAAGCTCAAGTGAAACCGGACAGTGATCACTCCCATAGAAACCTGacagaacaaaataaataaaaattcaagaacCAAGTTGCTGCAAAAGAGCTAGACTGCACAACTAAATCTTAAACGGTACCTTCTAATTCTATCCCACGACCGTGCATCTTACAAGAAACTATACGGTCTTTGAGCTGTTCAGAAACCAGAAAATAGTCGATCCTCATCCTCTTTCCCCTGTACCTATtccaacaataaaaaaattatcgatATGAAGCTTTAGAAAACATGATAATAACGATGAGCTTGAGGCATCCACTCACTTTCCAATGGGATTCCCAGACCATGAGAACCCACTTTCCGTGTCTGGTTCCTTGTGTAGATACCGGTATGCATCAACAAGCCTTCCTCTGTAACAACATTTTGTCAGTAACTATAATCTCTATTCTACAAAATATTACTACTAAAGACATTCCCAATGCAAAGATATTATACATACTCTTTCATGATTGTACCGAAGCGTGCTCTCTCTGATGGCGTGAATCCAGGCTGTCCGCAGTCCTGTatgatcaaataatttaaaaaaagaaaaaccatttATAGTCACCGTGTGATGTTGAAATACATTTCATGGATAAGCTTTGGTTCAGGCCTAGTGTGTGAATGCTGAGACAAGGAAAGCATTACCTCTTTGTTTGGAGGAACATAACCATTAAGCTTTGCTGTTGCGAAAAAATCAGGATGGCTAACATCTACCTCCTCATGACTGCATATAActccaaaacaaaataaaggaAAGAACATCATCAAAGGGGGTTTGAAGAAAAGAGAGGAGGAGGTAGAGAAACTGACCTGACATTTAAGTCGCCGCACCATATGAGAGGTTTATCAGAGGTTTGGGAGAGGAACTGGAGAATCCTCTTGTCCCATTTTCTTCTCCTCTGAAACGAATTCTCCTCCTCTTTCCAGCCATTGTTAGGCGAATACGTGTTCAAAAGACGAAACGTCTCGAACTCAGCTAAGATTACACGACCATCAGGTTCATGTTTAGATGCTGAACAAGTATATATAAGTCAGTTAGCAATCTGAAATttctatgttatatataatataagcaacaaagtttttttttttaaaaaaaaacctagTTTGTCAAGGTTGAAGTAAACTTTGAGGGGGTTGAAACACTTTTTAACAAGCAAGGCTGTCCCTGCATACTTGGACTCAGCAAGAGACCACCAAACTCGATAGTTTTCAAATGGTGGACTTGAGAGAGCCCGCATCAGTATCTGCACAACCACACCACTGCATTGTTGAGTCTAAACTCAAACACACCAAAGTCTGCTTGTAACATAGAAAATGTTGAGAGAGGGTAATAAAATAGGGTAACCTGTTTCTCGTCACGCAAAGGTTTGGTGTCATCACTCAACTCAGCATAATTTTTAGGTTTACCCTTGCCACCAGCTGCAGGCATTCTTACCTCCTAACACACTCAACACCCAACATTCAACATTAAAGAATGAATCCAAGACACAACAGCTAACTTTGAGCAACACTAGAGAAGAACTAAACAAAGAAACGAAAACCCTGGAGAATTTTTGAGGGATTCAGACACAAACACCCTAACAAGATTAACTCACTCACATTGGTCGGAATTGAATTTTACCTGTATGGCAATGACATCGGGATCGAAACCGGAAACGAACTTAGAGAGGTCGGACCAGTCGTTTTTGACACGAAGGAGGA is a genomic window containing:
- the LOC108812275 gene encoding lysine-specific demethylase REF6; this encodes MAVSEQSQDVFPWLKSLPVAPEFRPTLSEFQDPMAYISKIEEEASRYGICKIVPPLPPSSKKTAINNLNRSLAARARARARDGGNGNYDGGGGGPTFTTRQQQIGFCPRRQRPVQRPVWQSGERYTFDEFEFKAKGFEKSYLKKCGKKSSVSPLEVETLYWRASVDKPFSVEYANDMPGSAFVPLSLAAARRRESGGGDGGTVGETAWNMRAMARAEGSLLRFMKEEIPGVTSPMVYIAMMFSWFAWHVEDHDLHSLNYLHMGAGKTWYGVPKDAAMAFEEVVRVHGYGEELNPLVTFSTLGEKTTVMSPEVFVRAGIPCCRLVQNPGDFVITFPGAYHSGFSHGFNFGEASNIATPQWLRMAKDAAIRRASINYPPMVSHLQLLYDYALALGSRVPASIQTKPRSSRLKDKKRSEGEKLTNELFVQNIIHNNELLRSLGKGFPIALLPQSSSDISVCSDVRIGSHLGANQEQTTLLHIKSEDLSSDSVMVSLSNGVKEKFTSLCERNRDHLASKEDETQGTSTDGERRKNNGAVGLSDQRLFSCVTCGILSFDCVAIIQPKEAAARYLMSADCSFLNDWTVASGSLHPQSMDKHDVDNLYNDVPVQNTYSMKTSDQRTSSSSPTKENKDNGALGLLAAYGDSSDSEEEEDNRRLNTDTDGNEEARDGLSSSTCEKDKEVDVSHAATSSCSTLSCIKGGNTTSPVEITLPFIPRSDDDFSRLHVFCLEHAAEVEQRLHPIGGINIMLLCHPDYPRIEAEGKIVAKELGVNHEWNDTEFKNVTREDEETIEAALANVEAKAGNSDWAVKLGINLSHSAILSRSPLYSKQMPYNSVIYNVFGRTSPATSSPTRPQVSGIRSSRQRKYVAGKWCGKVWMSHQVHPFLLEEDLEGEETERSHLRVAMDEDVTVHGNDSRDATTMFGRKYSRKRKARGKAAPRKKLTSFKREAGVSDDTSEDHSYKQQWRAYGDEEEESYFQTGNSVSGDSSNQTSDQQQRLKRIRGGDKGVKEFESDDDDDEVSERSLGREYAVREYASSESSMENGFQVYREKQPMYGDDDDDDDDDDDDDNYRHPGGVPRSKRTKVFRDLVSYDSEENGVYQQRERVFTSDAQTSRMGVEYDSEENSLEEQDFCSRGGKRKQTRSIAKRKVKTKIVQSLGDTLLQSVPRKKNQDLDLYMEGPSTRLRVRTTKPSRGSSATKPKKTGKKGRNVSFSGVASEEEVEDNEEEEEESEEASTRIRVRHVKPARRSLETKPKKSGKKGSNVTLASEENVEEEDEEEEEECLGYQCDMEGCTMSFSSEKQLSLHKRNICPVKGCGKNFFSHKYLVQHQRVHSDDRPLKCPWKGCKMTFKWAWSRTEHIRVHTGERPYVCAEPGCSQTFRFVSDFSRHKRKTGHSAKKIKKK
- the LOC108807265 gene encoding DNA-(apurinic or apyrimidinic site) endonuclease isoform X1, yielding MKRFFKPIEKEGSSAPKKPCLLSPEKRNGEAVEEGKKQKEPTKFVTWNANSFLLRVKNDWSDLSKFVSGFDPDVIAIQEVRMPAAGGKGKPKNYAELSDDTKPLRDEKQILMRALSSPPFENYRVWWSLAESKYAGTALLVKKCFNPLKVYFNLDKLASKHEPDGRVILAEFETFRLLNTYSPNNGWKEEENSFQRRRKWDKRILQFLSQTSDKPLIWCGDLNVSHEEVDVSHPDFFATAKLNGYVPPNKEDCGQPGFTPSERARFGTIMKEGRLVDAYRYLHKEPDTESGFSWSGNPIGKYRGKRMRIDYFLVSEQLKDRIVSCKMHGRGIELEGFYGSDHCPVSLELSKPSSESEEKQVSN
- the LOC108807265 gene encoding DNA-(apurinic or apyrimidinic site) endonuclease isoform X2 → MKRFFKPIEKEGSSAPKKPCLLSPEKRNGEAVEEGKKQKEPTKFVTWNANSFLLRVKNDWSDLSKFVSGFDPDVIAIQEVRMPAAGGKGKPKNYAELSDDTKPLRDEKQILMRALSSPPFENYRVWWSLAESKYAGTALLVKKCFNPLKVYFNLDKLASKHEPDGRVILAEFETFRLLNTYSPNNGWKEEENSFQRRRKWDKRILQFLSQTSDKPLIWCGDLNVSHEEVDVSHPDFFATAKLNGYVPPNKEDCGQPGFTPSERARFGTIMKEGRLVDAYRYLHKEPDTESGFSWSGNPIGKGKRMRIDYFLVSEQLKDRIVSCKMHGRGIELEGFYGSDHCPVSLELSKPSSESEEKQVSN